Proteins co-encoded in one uncultured Methanomethylovorans sp. genomic window:
- a CDS encoding tetratricopeptide repeat protein produces MGFFDKIGNPEKIAEKWFKMAMDAKIDEKKIEYFNRSLDANPQNADAWYNKGNALYDLGRKEEAIKCYDKALEINPKKDAAWYNKGVVLYDLGRKEEAIKCYDKALEINPKKDAAWYNKGVVLDGLGRKEEAIKCYDKALEINPKKDAAWYNKGVVLSALGRKEEAIKCYDKALEINPKKDAAWYNKGVVLYDLGRKEEAIKCYDKALEINPKDDSAWYGKGYVLDGLGRKEEAIKCYDKALEINPKKDAAWYGKGYVLDGLGRKEEAIKCYDKSLEINPKDDSAWYNKGNALDDLGRKEEAIKCYDKSLEINPKKDEAWNNKGNALDDLGRKEEAIKCYDKALEINPKDDSAWYGKGYVLDGLGRKEEAIKCYDKSLEINPEKDEALKKKEALLREINNKNKDATITVLDDAENAFEKVQHDGFTFSDKKLEAARKCFEAANYAKAMDLANQFKSQLVRQQKREVSENIKELEELLSKIQSLNVLYNKDLLYEAKRYFDDGNYIEVMSLAKIFKYQIMNELKQKASKVMIASEEALAKAKASKIEIDEDTFNEARKLFDEQNYIESIEAYNKLNGRLKSLIGKSREDAEKEIKWAESVHEKFVSLKAECDDILLQKAKICFKKMLYVEAIEHSKSFTVMAEDLLSKLKPLISIEIFDIQFKLNCGRKTVFLLKNTGNIAVKNISVEISGDADIRMYSGLLDLDSASSKEIDIWLKTNIEGDLPLDVTVKYKDGLNRDYVEEKEMWINSTGTYSNTIPAPAKEENRTSGQGAQANLSAASFPAELFHLYSNPKLIGEGGFGRIFIAKTKKDNDVAVKIPASWDEATAKSFLREMTVWQNLSHENIISMNDLNIYPLPYLELEYANGGSLEDVSKPIDVKTASKIMFDISEGLKYAHGKGIIHCDLKPQNILMVSEGLKHACKNGISLQGLKPNDFIKAEDMVPKITDWGLSKLPITKKSYSKSGYSPLYAAPELISPAKFGKLDFRTDIYQLGIIFYELVTGRLPFDGQDHAETIFKKINGDVKPPSTINSSCSELDGIILKCLSKEQNSRYQTISDFQQDLAQYLNIEYNKSLALSRDRRQSCLYCAKLLEVYAKIGSITEAIKYAQDLRYHTCDLFSAEMDAVIENLKYRAKRRLSVDNQLITEIDIVIHQIMMDSK; encoded by the coding sequence GTGGGATTCTTTGATAAAATAGGCAATCCGGAAAAAATTGCCGAGAAATGGTTCAAAATGGCCATGGATGCCAAGATAGATGAGAAGAAGATAGAGTATTTCAACCGCTCATTGGATGCAAATCCCCAGAATGCTGATGCGTGGTACAATAAAGGCAATGCTCTGTATGATCTTGGCCGAAAGGAAGAAGCAATTAAATGCTACGACAAGGCACTGGAAATAAACCCGAAAAAGGATGCAGCGTGGTACAACAAAGGCGTTGTTCTGTATGATCTTGGCCGAAAGGAAGAAGCAATTAAATGCTACGACAAGGCACTGGAAATAAACCCGAAAAAGGATGCAGCGTGGTACAACAAAGGCGTTGTTCTGGATGGTCTTGGCCGAAAGGAAGAAGCAATTAAATGCTACGACAAGGCACTGGAAATAAATCCGAAAAAGGATGCAGCGTGGTACAACAAAGGCGTTGTTCTGTCTGCTCTTGGCCGAAAGGAAGAAGCAATTAAATGCTACGACAAGGCACTGGAAATAAACCCGAAAAAGGATGCAGCGTGGTACAACAAAGGCGTTGTTCTGTATGATCTTGGCCGAAAGGAAGAAGCAATTAAATGCTACGACAAGGCACTGGAAATAAACCCGAAAGATGATTCAGCGTGGTACGGTAAAGGCTATGTTCTGGATGGTCTTGGCCGAAAGGAAGAAGCAATTAAATGCTACGACAAGGCACTGGAAATAAATCCGAAAAAGGATGCAGCGTGGTACGGTAAAGGCTATGTTCTGGATGGTCTTGGCCGAAAGGAAGAAGCAATTAAATGCTACGACAAATCTCTGGAAATAAACCCGAAAGATGATTCAGCGTGGTACAATAAAGGCAATGCTCTGGATGATCTTGGCCGAAAGGAAGAAGCAATTAAATGCTACGACAAATCTCTGGAAATAAACCCGAAAAAAGATGAAGCGTGGAACAATAAAGGCAATGCTCTGGATGATCTTGGCCGAAAGGAAGAAGCAATTAAATGCTACGACAAGGCACTGGAAATAAACCCGAAAGATGATTCAGCGTGGTACGGTAAAGGCTATGTTCTGGATGGTCTTGGCCGAAAGGAAGAAGCAATTAAATGCTACGACAAATCTCTGGAAATAAACCCAGAAAAAGATGAGGCATTGAAAAAGAAAGAAGCTTTGTTACGTGAAATCAATAATAAAAATAAAGATGCAACCATCACTGTACTTGATGATGCAGAAAATGCATTTGAAAAAGTGCAACATGATGGTTTCACATTTTCAGATAAAAAACTTGAAGCTGCAAGGAAATGCTTTGAGGCAGCAAATTATGCAAAAGCAATGGACCTGGCAAATCAGTTCAAGTCCCAATTGGTCCGGCAACAAAAAAGAGAAGTCAGTGAAAACATCAAGGAATTAGAGGAACTACTGTCCAAAATACAATCCTTAAATGTACTATATAATAAAGACCTTCTGTATGAAGCAAAGAGATATTTTGATGATGGAAATTATATAGAAGTAATGAGTTTAGCAAAGATTTTCAAGTACCAAATTATGAATGAACTAAAACAGAAAGCTAGCAAAGTTATGATAGCTTCTGAAGAAGCCTTGGCAAAAGCTAAAGCTTCAAAAATTGAAATCGATGAAGATACTTTTAATGAAGCAAGGAAACTTTTCGACGAGCAAAATTACATTGAATCTATAGAGGCCTATAATAAGTTAAATGGCAGACTGAAATCGCTCATCGGCAAAAGCAGAGAAGATGCTGAAAAAGAAATAAAATGGGCTGAAAGTGTCCACGAAAAGTTCGTATCTTTGAAAGCTGAATGTGACGATATCCTCCTTCAAAAAGCTAAAATATGTTTCAAGAAAATGCTATATGTTGAAGCTATCGAGCACTCTAAGTCTTTCACAGTCATGGCAGAGGATTTGCTATCCAAATTGAAGCCTTTGATTTCCATCGAAATATTCGACATTCAATTTAAACTGAATTGTGGCAGAAAAACGGTTTTTCTCCTAAAAAATACAGGAAACATTGCCGTTAAAAACATCAGTGTAGAAATATCGGGAGATGCAGATATAAGAATGTATTCAGGTTTGTTGGACCTGGATTCCGCTAGCTCGAAAGAGATCGATATATGGTTAAAGACGAATATTGAAGGAGATCTTCCTCTGGATGTTACTGTTAAATATAAAGATGGACTGAATCGGGATTATGTGGAAGAAAAAGAGATGTGGATAAATTCCACAGGAACATATTCTAATACTATACCTGCACCTGCAAAAGAAGAAAACAGAACCTCTGGACAAGGTGCACAAGCAAATTTATCAGCTGCTTCCTTCCCTGCAGAGTTATTCCACTTGTACTCTAATCCTAAACTGATAGGGGAAGGAGGGTTTGGAAGAATATTTATAGCAAAAACAAAAAAAGATAATGATGTTGCTGTTAAGATACCTGCCAGCTGGGATGAGGCTACAGCCAAAAGTTTTCTGAGGGAGATGACAGTCTGGCAGAATCTTTCCCATGAAAATATAATCTCCATGAATGACCTGAACATTTATCCTCTGCCGTATCTCGAGCTTGAATATGCAAATGGAGGGTCACTTGAGGATGTATCCAAACCAATTGATGTTAAAACAGCTTCAAAGATAATGTTCGATATTTCAGAAGGGTTGAAATATGCACATGGAAAAGGAATCATCCATTGCGATCTGAAACCTCAGAATATTCTAATGGTATCAGAAGGATTAAAACACGCATGTAAAAATGGGATCAGCCTCCAAGGACTGAAACCTAATGATTTTATAAAGGCTGAAGATATGGTTCCTAAAATCACTGACTGGGGATTAAGCAAATTGCCCATTACAAAAAAGAGCTACTCTAAATCTGGTTACTCTCCTCTGTACGCAGCTCCTGAATTAATATCCCCTGCAAAATTTGGAAAGCTGGATTTCAGGACAGATATCTATCAGTTAGGTATTATTTTCTACGAACTTGTTACAGGCAGATTACCATTTGATGGCCAGGACCATGCAGAAACTATATTTAAAAAAATCAATGGTGATGTAAAACCGCCATCTACAATCAATTCGAGTTGCTCTGAACTGGATGGTATAATACTCAAATGTCTTAGTAAAGAACAGAATTCCAGGTACCAGACAATCTCTGATTTTCAGCAAGATCTTGCTCAGTATCTGAATATCGAATACAATAAATCTCTTGCACTATCTCGTGATCGGAGACAGTCCTGCCTGTATTGCGCAAAGCTACTGGAAGTATATGCCAAGATAGGTAGTATAACTGAAGCTATAAAATACGCACAGGACTTGCGATACCATACATGCGACCTGTTTAGTGCCGAGATGGATGCTGTAATAGAGAATCTTAAATATCGTGCCAAAAGGCGACTTTCTGTCGACAATCAACTGATTACGGAAATTGATATTGTCATACACCAGATAATGATGGATAGTAAATAG
- a CDS encoding SUMF1/EgtB/PvdO family nonheme iron enzyme codes for MESAIKITRETEFYQGYIRLKMAVTNESSYSIIDITLDFIYDDEILRIDRHEPPSLPVKQGKYILGNIDGGKSKSIAIYFDPLMCSKGTDINCHISYKDYQGKLKIIQMEPKDISVVCPIMKTDADINIGRLKEFIEKLPSQDRRVCEIQRRFEMAGLVSIAREVIEKHDVRHVRTMHTKDGNNYELWYYGRTKVNKDDIVIKISINNADNSLELFAATPTAESLAGLLAEIGRELKSSIESKVSGSRVVNISINKSRIDRSNLLDLCNIDGTCDVNIVIDKCEIDRSGLGYVNSNGSSSNQGDNSTGIANRECPVCFNLIDSSNKSLLCKCGTRFCQTCESWFRKPRKFGESPLCERCFAAERNEKIKTEQKKAQTQEAIRLKAVEEVSSIPTKTAYTPAKEHKSGFIIIIAAILMILLFGGLSYMLPDGSEDPDNQDTVVPLNNDVVNSSLAATETTPAVMDDKTTAFPDPEEGDKTYTNSIGMEFVLIPAGTFEMGSNNGDDDEQPVHEVTIKREFYLGKYEVTQEQWTKIMGYNPSYFEGENNPVEQVIFRDANTFIDKLNENERTTKYRLPSEEEWEYACRAGTTTEYSFGDDESELEEYAWYEDNSGGETHPVGQKKPNAWGLYDMHGNVWEWVHPFDTSVWDGWGPAILFKGGSWEEDTFDGAGECRSANRRYYYYNNIITEDGTMYNTVEGGTGWSNYGFRIVMEA; via the coding sequence ATGGAATCAGCCATCAAAATCACAAGGGAAACAGAATTTTACCAGGGATATATTCGTTTGAAGATGGCTGTGACCAATGAAAGTTCTTACTCTATAATAGATATTACTTTAGATTTCATCTATGATGACGAAATTTTGCGTATTGACCGGCATGAGCCACCATCCCTGCCTGTAAAGCAGGGAAAGTACATTTTGGGGAATATTGATGGTGGCAAGTCAAAGTCTATAGCTATCTATTTTGATCCTCTGATGTGTTCCAAGGGCACTGATATAAACTGTCATATTTCTTACAAAGATTACCAAGGTAAGCTAAAGATAATCCAGATGGAGCCAAAGGATATCAGCGTAGTCTGCCCCATCATGAAAACAGATGCAGATATCAACATCGGCCGGCTTAAGGAATTCATAGAGAAGCTGCCAAGCCAAGACAGACGAGTATGTGAGATACAGAGAAGATTCGAGATGGCAGGGCTGGTGAGCATTGCCCGTGAAGTTATCGAAAAGCATGATGTCAGGCATGTACGTACCATGCACACTAAGGATGGGAACAACTATGAGCTCTGGTACTACGGAAGGACAAAGGTCAATAAGGATGATATTGTAATTAAAATCTCAATCAATAACGCAGACAATTCGCTTGAACTGTTTGCAGCAACTCCGACCGCTGAATCACTGGCAGGGCTGCTTGCTGAAATTGGACGGGAACTGAAAAGTTCCATTGAATCAAAGGTCAGTGGCAGCAGAGTGGTCAATATCAGCATAAATAAGTCCAGAATTGATAGGAGCAACCTTCTCGATCTTTGTAATATCGACGGTACCTGCGATGTGAACATCGTCATCGATAAATGTGAGATTGACCGCAGCGGCCTTGGTTATGTAAATAGTAATGGAAGCAGTTCAAATCAGGGTGACAACAGCACAGGCATTGCCAACAGAGAATGTCCGGTTTGTTTCAATCTTATCGATTCCTCCAATAAGTCCCTCCTGTGTAAATGTGGTACCAGGTTCTGTCAGACCTGTGAGAGTTGGTTTAGGAAGCCAAGAAAATTCGGGGAAAGTCCCCTTTGCGAGAGATGTTTCGCTGCTGAGCGAAATGAGAAAATTAAGACGGAACAAAAAAAGGCACAGACACAAGAAGCTATCCGTCTGAAAGCGGTTGAGGAAGTATCTTCAATCCCCACAAAAACCGCTTATACTCCTGCAAAAGAACACAAGTCTGGCTTTATCATAATCATCGCTGCCATTCTTATGATTCTGTTATTTGGAGGCTTGTCGTATATGCTGCCTGACGGCTCAGAAGATCCAGACAATCAGGATACTGTTGTCCCCCTTAATAATGATGTTGTCAATTCTTCACTGGCTGCTACTGAAACAACACCCGCGGTCATGGATGATAAAACCACAGCTTTTCCAGATCCAGAAGAAGGCGACAAGACCTATACCAACTCCATCGGCATGGAATTTGTGCTCATACCCGCAGGCACTTTTGAGATGGGGTCAAACAATGGGGATGACGATGAACAACCTGTACACGAAGTAACTATAAAACGGGAATTCTATCTAGGTAAATACGAGGTGACTCAAGAACAGTGGACTAAAATTATGGGTTACAATCCGTCATATTTCGAGGGCGAGAATAATCCAGTGGAACAAGTAATATTTCGTGATGCAAATACGTTCATTGATAAACTGAACGAAAATGAACGTACCACCAAGTATCGTTTGCCTTCTGAAGAAGAGTGGGAATATGCATGTAGGGCTGGCACGACCACAGAATACTCTTTCGGTGATGATGAGTCCGAATTGGAGGAGTATGCTTGGTATGAGGATAATTCAGGAGGTGAAACTCATCCTGTAGGCCAGAAAAAACCCAATGCTTGGGGGCTGTATGACATGCATGGCAATGTATGGGAATGGGTGCACCCGTTTGATACAAGTGTATGGGATGGATGGGGGCCTGCCATTTTATTCAAGGGTGGCAGCTGGGAAGAAGATACATTTGATGGTGCTGGAGAATGTAGGTCAGCGAATCGACGCTATTACTATTATAACAATATAATAACCGAAGATGGTACGATGTATAATACAGTCGAGGGTGGTACGGGCTGGTCCAACTATGGTTTCCGTATTGTAATGGAAGCATAG
- a CDS encoding SUMF1/EgtB/PvdO family nonheme iron enzyme, giving the protein MEPAIKIIRETEFYQGYIRLKMAVTNESPYMIADVILDFIYDDKLLRIDRYEPNYQERRGKLYLGSVDGGKSKSIAIYFDPMMCSKGTDIDCHVTFKDYQGKRSILQMEPKEISVVCPIMKTESDINIGRLKEFINELPSRDNRVCEILRGFDMAKVVNIAREVVEKHDIRHVRTLHTKDENNYELWYYGKTKVTKDDIVIRISVLNAHQTLELFAATQTPETLAGLLAEVGREIKDIVELKISGRNRVVNVSINKSKIDRSNLIDLCDMDGTCDVNIVVDKSEIDRSSIGSVNGNGGDSNQSGSNAGVGNRECPICFNLIDSSNKSLLCKCGSRFCRTCENWFREPCKPGERPLCEACFTAEQERLARENEEKARLKATEENERIRRTEEERRRREDTERKRQEEERLRKEREETAKKAVASIRNSIGMEFVLIHAGEFHMGSNENSYEEPVHKVKISKPFYLSKYLVTQKEWKAVMGTDPSYFKGDNNPVENFSWNDVQEFVKKLNAKEGTNKYRLPSEAEWEYACRAGTTTSYSFGDIESKLRDYAWYDNNSGGNTHPVGQKKPNPWGLYDMHGNVLEWCQDKYHANYKDAPTDGSVWKDGSGSSRISRGGSWFDIASYCRSANRLSRDPDSSSIFLGFRLLRTV; this is encoded by the coding sequence ATGGAGCCAGCTATCAAAATAATCCGAGAAACCGAATTCTACCAGGGCTACATTCGTTTGAAGATGGCTGTGACCAATGAAAGTCCCTATATGATTGCCGATGTTATCCTTGATTTTATCTATGATGATAAGCTTTTGCGTATAGACCGGTATGAACCTAACTACCAGGAAAGGAGAGGAAAGCTCTATTTAGGCAGTGTCGATGGTGGTAAGTCCAAGTCAATTGCTATCTATTTTGATCCTATGATGTGTTCCAAAGGCACTGATATCGACTGCCATGTTACTTTCAAAGATTATCAGGGCAAGCGTAGTATACTTCAGATGGAGCCAAAAGAGATCAGTGTTGTCTGTCCTATAATGAAAACCGAGTCTGATATCAATATAGGAAGGCTCAAGGAGTTCATAAATGAACTGCCGAGCCGGGATAACCGTGTGTGCGAGATCCTGAGAGGATTTGATATGGCAAAGGTGGTCAACATTGCCCGTGAGGTCGTGGAGAAACATGATATAAGGCATGTTCGTACCTTGCATACAAAGGATGAGAACAACTACGAACTCTGGTATTATGGTAAGACCAAGGTCACAAAGGACGATATTGTAATCCGGATATCTGTCCTCAATGCACATCAGACCCTTGAACTGTTTGCCGCTACTCAGACCCCTGAAACTTTAGCAGGTCTGTTGGCAGAGGTGGGTCGTGAGATAAAGGATATTGTTGAATTGAAGATCAGTGGGAGAAATAGGGTTGTCAATGTAAGTATTAACAAGTCCAAGATCGACCGCAGTAATCTGATTGATCTGTGTGATATGGACGGTACCTGTGATGTTAATATTGTTGTGGACAAGAGTGAGATCGACCGCAGTAGTATTGGTTCTGTCAACGGCAATGGTGGTGATTCAAATCAGAGTGGCAGTAATGCAGGCGTTGGCAATAGGGAATGTCCGATTTGTTTTAATCTTATTGATTCCTCAAACAAATCCCTCCTTTGTAAATGTGGTAGCAGGTTCTGCCGGACCTGTGAGAACTGGTTCAGGGAGCCGTGCAAACCCGGAGAGAGACCTTTGTGTGAGGCATGTTTCACTGCTGAGCAGGAGAGACTTGCAAGGGAAAACGAAGAAAAGGCTCGCTTGAAGGCCACCGAGGAAAACGAGAGAATCAGAAGGACTGAAGAGGAGCGCAGGCGCCGAGAAGATACAGAACGAAAGAGACAGGAGGAAGAGCGGCTTAGGAAAGAGCGTGAAGAAACTGCAAAAAAGGCCGTTGCTTCAATCAGGAATTCCATTGGAATGGAGTTCGTGCTCATCCATGCGGGGGAGTTCCATATGGGCTCGAACGAAAATAGTTATGAAGAACCTGTTCATAAAGTTAAAATCTCCAAGCCATTCTATCTTAGCAAGTATCTCGTTACCCAGAAAGAGTGGAAGGCTGTGATGGGCACTGATCCATCTTATTTCAAAGGTGACAATAATCCAGTGGAAAATTTTTCCTGGAACGATGTTCAGGAGTTCGTTAAGAAACTGAATGCAAAAGAAGGTACTAACAAGTATCGTCTGCCTTCGGAAGCCGAGTGGGAATATGCCTGCAGGGCTGGCACGACCACGAGTTATTCCTTTGGTGACATTGAATCAAAGCTGAGAGATTATGCCTGGTACGATAACAATTCAGGTGGTAATACTCATCCGGTGGGTCAGAAGAAGCCGAATCCCTGGGGCTTGTATGATATGCACGGCAATGTCTTGGAATGGTGCCAAGACAAGTATCATGCTAATTATAAGGATGCTCCAACTGATGGCAGTGTTTGGAAGGATGGCAGTGGCTCCTCCCGGATCTCTCGTGGTGGTAGCTGGTTCGATATCGCTAGTTACTGCCGGTCAGCAAATCGCCTCAGCCGCGATCCTGACAGCAGCAGCATCTTCCTCGGTTTCCGTCTCCTCAGGACAGTGTAG
- a CDS encoding ATP-binding protein yields the protein MPDMTDALITQLKKAQSKYKEALENGNQEMAHLHSEESARICVALAKNSPKEKEKYLKLASNWKNAVIVKGKTPSFHSHIEGNSESSESNNGFKSQAENLISSSLVRWDDIGGLEETKRLLMETIVVAGLQKPESIKPWKGVLLFGPPGTGKTMLASACAGSLDATMFNVQGDKITSKYFGESSKILSSVYDVAKEKAPSIVFMDEIDGVAANRNTDASEASKRMLSTLLTTMDGFASKKNNILILTLAATNAPWDLDDAILSRFPRRIYVPLPDKQTTHAILKLHTKDIGMDCDLEKIAAECVKKCYSGRDLSTISQKAIHTMVNDKNPNLHELARLPFEELKKRKLNTRPLILADFNEAMNTTNPPVNSITLSKYEQWNKEFGA from the coding sequence ATGCCTGACATGACTGACGCACTTATTACCCAGCTAAAAAAAGCCCAGTCCAAATACAAGGAAGCGCTGGAGAATGGCAACCAGGAAATGGCACACTTGCATTCTGAAGAAAGTGCCAGAATTTGTGTTGCTCTTGCCAAGAACTCACCTAAAGAGAAAGAGAAGTATCTCAAACTGGCTTCAAACTGGAAAAACGCGGTCATTGTTAAGGGTAAGACACCTTCTTTTCACTCCCATATTGAAGGAAATTCTGAGAGCTCTGAATCCAATAATGGCTTTAAGTCCCAGGCAGAGAATTTGATATCCAGTTCCCTTGTAAGATGGGATGACATCGGTGGTCTTGAGGAAACAAAGCGGCTTCTCATGGAAACCATTGTTGTTGCAGGTCTCCAGAAACCCGAGAGTATAAAGCCGTGGAAAGGAGTTCTGCTCTTTGGACCACCTGGTACTGGAAAGACAATGCTTGCTTCTGCGTGTGCAGGTTCTCTTGATGCGACCATGTTCAATGTCCAGGGGGATAAGATAACATCCAAATATTTCGGAGAAAGCTCCAAGATCTTAAGCTCTGTATATGATGTTGCAAAAGAAAAAGCTCCTTCGATCGTTTTCATGGACGAGATCGATGGGGTTGCAGCAAACAGAAATACTGATGCGAGCGAGGCCAGTAAAAGGATGCTGAGCACCCTGCTTACCACGATGGATGGTTTTGCAAGCAAGAAAAATAATATATTAATTCTAACACTCGCAGCCACAAACGCTCCATGGGATCTTGATGATGCAATACTTAGTCGTTTTCCTCGTCGCATATATGTTCCACTTCCAGACAAACAAACAACACATGCTATTTTGAAATTACATACAAAAGATATCGGCATGGACTGTGACCTTGAAAAGATTGCTGCTGAATGCGTTAAGAAATGTTATTCAGGAAGGGATTTATCTACAATTTCCCAGAAAGCGATCCACACAATGGTAAATGATAAAAACCCCAATCTCCACGAACTTGCACGTTTGCCCTTTGAGGAGTTGAAAAAGAGGAAACTGAACACACGTCCGCTGATACTTGCTGATTTTAACGAAGCCATGAATACCACAAATCCTCCTGTAAACAGCATTACCCTCAGCAAATACGAGCAGTGGAACAAAGAGTTTGGAGCATAA